The sequence TGTATTTAGATAAAGAAGTGATTAACGGTTTAGAACAGTACCGATATGATTTTAAAAAAGAAAATATGGTACGTGTTGTAAAAATGAGTTATGTGATAAAAAATGTATTGTATGCATATCATTTAGAAATATTAGGAAAGTAAAATGATTGAAGATTCTTTTAGAGTCTTCAAATAATTTTCGAACTGAATGTCTCGATTAGCGAGACTAATAAACTTGAAGAGGTGGGAAAATGTCTTATGAAACGCCAGAAGGAAAAGAAATAAAAACTATTGTAATCAGCGTATCACATTTACAAAAAACGTTTGATGATTATGCTAAAGATTTTCCATTTGAATGTCTGTCAGTGTTAGACTTTCTTGAATATGAAATTGTAAATGGTGCTCAAATTGTTGAATTAGAGGAGGAATAACATGAGACAACGAGTACGGGGCTCCCCTCCCCTACTACTAAAAAATGTAACTATGTTGCTGAATTAAAAAATGAGAGGAATGAACTAATCATGAAAAAAAATATCAACGAATTATTATTACTAGAAGGAATTACTTTATCAAGTTTATCAGATGGAGTTCTTAGAAAGTTACAAACTTTGAGATTAGGCAAATCAGAAAGTTTTAATTTAACGCAAGATAATGTATCAGAAATGACTGTAAGCTACACCCTTCCAACTGCAGAGAATGTAATGGATAATATCCTGTCTTCTTGTCGTTTGTTTACAAATAAAGGAACTAGACTTATAGACTTAATTATTTCCAAAGATGGAGATTATCGGTTCTACCCTAACAGTTTTTTTTACTACACCGATAGTGAACTAAATAATAATGTTGCTTTAGAGCCAATAAAAAATGCCTTAGAAGAATTTCAAATTAATACTTCAATTAATCATAGATACTTTGCTCGCATTGCTGATGAATCAAGCATAGAAGAGATTCAAAAATTAATGCCTAAAGAATCTTATTTATGTCACAAACTTAAGAAAGAATTTGCTAAATCTACCGAGTGTAATGTTCGATATTCTTACCTTATAAAAGTCATTGCAGGATTAAATTTAATTGATAATGAGGTGAAATAAGAGGAAATTTTAGGAATAAATCTTGAAATTGAAGAAAAAATACATGCCTAAAATCGCAAATGTTTATCAAGATAAAAAAAATGGAAAATGGTACTTTGTAGCAAGTTTAGGTTTTGATGAAAAAGGCAAACGAGTCCAACATTGGGAACGTGGTTTCCCAACCCAAAAGGAAGCAAAATCTGCCTACGATGATTACATGAATGATTATTCTAAAACCGCTATTAAGAAGAATAGTTCAATGAGTTATCAAGAATTCTATACAACTTATTTTGAAACAGACTATAAACGTTCTGTTAAAAAGCGAACCTATGATAACCGAGTTTCTTCTATGAGAATCCATTTCGCCTATTTTTACAAAATAAAATTAAATGAAATCAGTCCACCTATGATAAAAAAGTGGCAAAATGAATTATCTGAAAAATATTCTAGTGCTTATATTAGAAATATTTATGGATTGTTTCAAATGAGTTTAGATTTAGCTGTGAAGTTAGGTTTGTTACAAAAAAACGTTGCAAAACAGGTAGGAAATGTAAAGAAAAATAAAAAGAAAGTTGATTTTTGGACTCAATCTGAATTTGAAAAAGTGATAGCTACCTTTGATACTTCTGATTACTACCAAAACTATTCATTCATGCTTATCTGGCTACTATTTATGACCGGGTTGCGTTTTGGTGAAGCTCAAGCATTAGAATGGGATAATGACATTGATTTTGAAAATAAAACCTTGCGTGTCAATAAATCTATGTACTATAAAAATGCTGAAGAGTATTACATTACTGAACCTAAAACAACTGCTAGTAATAGGGTAATTGCAATAGATAGTGATACGATAAGATATTTAAAGAATTGGAAAATGGCACAAGAAAATTGTGGTGGTTCAAAATGGATTCTTTCTTACAATGGATTGCCCACAAATAAGAGTGCACCCTATCACATTATTCAAAGGCACTCGGAGCTTGCAGGTGTTCATAGGATAAAAACACATGCTCTTCGTCATAGCCACGCTTCACTATTAATATCATTGGGAGAAAATGCTATTGTAATACGTGACAGGCTAGGTCATGAGGATATTAAAACAACTTTAGGAACATACGGACACCTCTATCCAAATACTAATATAGAAGTTGCTAATAGGCTTGTAAGCCTTATAAATGTCGAGACAAATGAAAAGGCAATAAAAGAAACAAAAAAATTTAGTGGAAACCAATATATCAAGAAAGAAGGAAAATAAAAATGGCAAAATTATTAAGCGTTAGAGATTGGGATTTTAATACGATTGGGACTTTGTTTGAGTTGGATGAGGTAACTCCTGTTTTCGAACAAGAGCATAGAGCAGATGAAAACGGTGAAATTATCAAAGATAGAGAAGGAAAACCAAGAAATTTTGCAACTGATAAAGTCATTGGAATGAACTATTCGGTAACGATATTAGACGGGAAGTTCAAGAAGAAGTCTACTCAAATAAAAATACTTGATCCTAAGCCTTTCATGACTAATGATGATATTATGAAAAAAGACTCTGTTAAAATTAAATTTGTTAACTTAGAATGTAGTATGCAAGGCAATCCTATGTATTATCGTGCTGAAAAAATTGAGCTTGCATAATGAATTCTGACATTATAGCATTTTTAAATGAGCCTTCAATTGGTGTTCTGTATTTAAATGGTTTAAAACCAACTTTTGCACGAGAAAAATTTAATAAAAAAAGTTTTGTATACTCAAGGATAGAGGAAATGAAAGAAACTGGTTTCAATTATGCGTATATGAATGATATTTTGGTTATAGAAGATACAGCAAAGAAACGGCCTATCTATGAATGTATGGTAGAAGATTTACCATTAAGTACACAGGGCGATTTTATAGCATTCTTTCATGCTGAAATAAAAAATCATAAATGGCTAGCAAGCAGTTTGACTTTACCTAATATGGTATACTTGAAACGACATTTAATAACAATCGTATGTAAATAGGAAGTTATTTAAGTATGAGGAAAAACCAAGTAACTATAAAAATCGAAAGATTCGGCGAAGATATACCAGATGAATTTAAAGAAATGAACATGCAAGTTATGTCTGTTTATGCTGATGGAAATGATTTACACGAGACGTTATGTGGAGCTTTCCAACTAGCCTTAAATGAAGTTGCTAAATATAAACATGATAATTTTACTCGTAGGGAAAGTTTTGATTCATTGGAACTTACACAAAGAAAAGTTAAGAGCCTTTGCTTAGATAGACAAAGAAAAGAAGAGAATTTAAAGTCAGATAACTAATGGAATAAAGTTGTTGTTTGCAACATATAAAAATAAGAACCTAGAACCTTATAAATAAAGGTCTATAGGTTCTTATTTTTTACCCTCGTTCATTTGTTTTAAGTGATTATGAGTAATGGTTTTAATCTAGTATACTTCTCACAGTAAGAAGCGCAATAATTAATATCCAATTTTTTTCGACACTATAAATAAGATGTTTATTGTAGTTTGTATTTAAATAAATCTAATTTAAATGAACTCATCATACTTTGGTATCTCAATTCTTCATTTGGACTGGCAGCCCCGAAAAAAGCTGTTGCAATTAGTTCCTTTTCATTTAAAGCTAACATATTTTCAATTAATACAGGAGAAAAATAGACATTTTCACTATACTCTGCTATACAATAAGTTAAGAAAGAAAAAAGTAATCGATCATCTTTACAAAAATTTAAAGATTTGATGAAATTATCATAACATTCATCTTCCTTAAATCTGGAAACTATAATAATAGTTTCAGATTCTTTTGGAATTACAGATAAATAAATAGATGGGATATATGGATTCACTATAATTATAAATATCTGCGGCAGGATTCCCCTCTATATCAACACATATGGCAACAGCAGTTGTTAAAGTAAAAGCAGTTTTAAAAGGTAAAACTTTAACAAAACTTTCTAATTTATCATATTCACGAGTTTCATAAATATTTTTAAATCGATTATAGTCAACTTCCATATCTATTATACTTAATTCGTTTCCTCTATAATTATTTGATAATTGCTTATTTTTTGTGGCTTCAGGTGATTTCTTAAACAAAGACGAATAACTTTTTTTAAGTCTGTATTTTCTATGAGCTTCAAAACAATGTGCTCTAAAAGCGAACCAATAATTTTGTTCATCAGTTCCCTCAAAGGGAACATCCTCTATTATTTTGAAGTATTCTTCGTCATGATACTTACAAAAACCGTCGAAGGTGCTTGCTTGATTTTTTCCAATCTTTCTAAACTCTAGTATAGGAACTAAAGAATGTTCTCGATAATTTATATCTAACATATAAACATGTCCTTCATCGGCAATTAGATTTAAGACACCATTATTTTGTAAAGAATGAGAACTTATATAACCATGATCACAATTATTATCAAATCCAAAGCACGTTTTGAAATCGGTATCTCTAAAATGCTTATGAGATTCTGAATATAGTCTTTTGGCATTATACTCTTTTTTACTATTAGAGCTATTGTTACTTTTAACGTAACAACAAAATTTGTATTTTTCCCCACTTTCACATGGGCAGGGTTCGTAGGGACCAAATACATAAGGTGTAGTTGTATACGGGTTCATAATTATCCTCATTTCATATCAATAATATTTAATTATATTTTACATTGAAGATCTTTTTTTAGCAAATGTAGTATTGAGAATTCATAGAATAAATTCTATTGTTTGCAAATTGTTAGCAGAATATCAAAAAAATAGCCTAGAATCCTTATAAATAAGGTTTCTAAGCTCTTTTCTGTTATTCCCACTCAATTGTTGCTGGTGGTTTAGATGTAATATCATAGGCTACACGGTTAACGTGAGCCACTTCGTTTACGATACGTTGAGAGATAACTTCCAACACTTCGTAAGGAATACGTGCCCAGTCACCTGTCATACCGTCGATAGATGTTACTGCACGAACCACAATCGTATGATCGTAAGTACGTTCGTCGCCCATTACACCAACGCTTAATACGTTTGGTAGAGCTGTAAAGTATTGCCAAATTTCACGGTCAAGACCGGCTTTTGCAATTTCTTCACGTAAAATCGCATCTGATTCACGTACGATTTCAAGTTTATCTTCAGTTACTTCACCAAGAACACGAATACCTAAACCAGGTCCTGGGAATGGTTGACGCCATACTAATTTTTCAGGCATACCCAATTCAATTCCTAAAGCACGCACTTCATCTTTGAACAACGTGTTTAACGGTTCAATCAATTCAAATTGCATATCTTCTGGTAACCCACCAACGTTATGGTGTGATTTAATTGTTTGAGCTGTTGCTGTTCCAGATTCAATAACGTCAGTGTATAACGTTCCTTGTGCTAAGAACTCAACACCATTTAATTTAGTTGCTTCATCATCAAACACGTAGATAAATTCGTTACCGATAATCTTACGTTTTTGTTCAGGATCAGAAACACCTTTTAATTTACTTAAGAAACGCTCTTGCGCATCAACTTTAATAATGTTCATATGGAAGTCGCCGTATAATGTTTCCATTACTTGCGTTCCTTCATCTTTACGTAACAAACCATGGTCAACAAAGATACATGTTAATTGATCGCCAATTGCACGGTGAATTAATACACCAACAACTGATGAATCAACACCACCACTTAAAGCAAGTAAAACTTTTTTGTCGCCTACTTTTTCGCGGATACTTGCAATTTGTGAATCAACAAAGTTTTCCATTGTCCAGTCGCCTTTACAGCCACAGATATCAACTGCAAATTGACGTAACAATTCATTTCCGTGTACAGAATGACGTACCTCTGGATGGAATTGAACTGCGTAAATACGACGAGATTCATCAGCAATTGCAGTGATTGGGCATGATGGGCTTGTTGCTGTAATTTCAAAACCAGCTGGTGCTTCAACAACTTTATCCCCATGACTCATCCAGACAACTTGCTCAGATGGTAATCCTTTGAAAAGCGGTGCATTATCAATCACATTGATTGATGCTTTACCGTATTCACGGTTTGTTGCGCCTTCAACACGGCCACCAAAGTGCGTGCTTAATAATTGCATTCCATAACAAATACCTAAAACAGGGATCCCCATATCGAATATACGCTCATCACAACGGAAAGCATCTTCGTCATACACACTGTTAGGTCCACCAGATAAAATAATACCTGTAGGATTTAAAGCTTTCATCTCTTCTAACGTGATTGTGTGTTCATGTAATTCACTGTAAACGCCAAAATCACGAATACGACGTGTGATTAGTTGATTGTATTGACTACCAAAGTCTAATACGATGATTTTTTCTACGTCTTGCATTGGTTTTATACTTCCCAAAAATGTCACCCCACTCAGATATTTAGCTTAAAAGCTATACTTACTCATCATAAACAAAAACGAGCGGTCGGTCAAGATGATAACATCAAAAATGACCGATTCCGCTCTTATTTTTTCCAAAAGTCATCAAATACTGTAATTGGTAAGTGACGTTTATGTTCGGATTTCAAATACCAGCTTTCAATCTTAGTTTCTGCTTCTGCAGACACTGTTTTTCCTTCGAGGTAATCATCGATTTCATCGTAAGTAACACCTAAGGCTACTTCATCAGATAAAGCCGGACGATCTTCCTCTAAGTCAGCTGTTGGTATTTTAGTATACAGATGTTCTGGTGCACCTAAAGCTTCCAATAATTGGCGACCTTGGCGTTTATTTAAACGGAACAACGGATTAATATCCGTACCACCATCACCATATTTTGTATAAAAACCTGTAATCGCTTCTGCTGCATGATCCGTTCCAATCACGGCACCTGCTCGTGCACCGGCGATACCATATTGTGTCACCATTCGTTCTCTGGCCTTAATATTGCCTTTCACAAAGTCAGTCAGAACAACACCTGCTTCTGCTAATGCTGCTTGAGTCGCATCAACACTAGCTTTAATGTTGACGGTAAACAGTTCATCTGCGCCAATAAAGGCTAAAGCATCTTGGGCATCCGCTTCATCTAATTGCACACCATACGGTAAACGCACGGCAAGTAGATGAACATCGGCTTGGGTTTCTTCACGTAATTCTGAAACAGCTATTTGAGCGATACGTCCTGCTAATGTTGAATCTTGTCCACCACTAACAGCGATAACCAATGTTTTAAGAAATGAATGTTTCACTAGATAGGCTTTTAGAAAATCAACGCTCACACGAATTTCTTCCTCAGCATTAATCGTTGGTTTGACACCCATTTCAGCAATAATTTTCGTTTGTAAACTCATTATGCTCACTCCTTCTTATAAACTTGGACGATCAAAGTGAACGCTTGTTGTTTCTTTTACATGATCACGCACACTCTTGATGTTTTCATTACGATTTTCCCAGCATTTATCGCTTAAATCAACCGGGTATTCTTCTGGATTCGAAATACGACGGTATTCGTCCCATAATACTTTTTTATTTTCTTTTGCGAATTCTTTAATTTCGTGTACTGTCGGTAATTGATACACTAACTCACCGTCAATAAAAATATCCTGTAACAATTCTTGCGCTGTAAAGTTAGATACATCTTTTTGGATATATGAATGAACCGGGTGGAACATTGTTAATGTTTCAATGCCCTCCATTGATTCCTCAGCAAGAGTGATATAATCCCCTTCAGAACGTTTGCTTTGATTATCAATGATACGGAAGACATTTTTACGACCTGGTGTTGTCACTTTCGAGCTGTTGCTTGAAAGCTTGATTGTATCCATATACTGACCGTTTTCATCTTCAATTGCGACCATTTTATACACGCCACCTAAAGAGGGTTGATCATAAGCAGTAATCAATTTCGTGCCCACGCCCCATACATCTATACAGGCATTTTGTGCCATTAAATGCATAATCATGTTCTCATCTAAATCGTTAGATGCAACAATTTTAGCATTTGGATAACCGGCATCGTCTAACATTTCGCGTGCTTTTTTAGATAAGAAACTTAAATCACCACTATCAATACGAATGCCCACAAAATTAATTTTATCACCAAATTCATTGGCTACTTTAATTGCATTTGGAATACCTGAATGTAGCGTATCGTATGTATCAACTAAAAACACACAGTCTTTATGGCTTGTCGCATATTTAGTAAACGCGACATATTCATCTTTGTAGGCTTGGATCATTGCATGTGCATGTGTTCCTGAAACAGGAATATCAAACAATTTACCTGCTCGGACATTACTGGTTGAATCAAAACCACCAATATACGCAGAACGAGTCCCCCAAAGTGCTGCATCAAACTCTTGGGCACGTCGTGTACCAAATTCCATCACTGATGCGTTTGGTCCTGCAACATAACGAATACGCGATGCTTTTGTAGCAATTAATGTTTGATAATTCAAAGCGTTTAGCACTGCTGTTTCAATCAGCTGACACTCTGCTAACCCTGCTTCGACTTGAAAAAGAGGTTCATTATTAAAGACAATTTCACCTTCACGCATGCTGCGAATTTTACCTTTAAATTTAAATTCACTAAGATACGTTAAAAAATCCTCAGGATAATCTGTCGTCTCGCGTAAATAAGCGATATCTGATTCCGTGAATTTTAAATTTTGGATATATGTGATTACCCGTTCAAGACCTGCAAAAACTGCAAAGCCCGCGTTAAAAGGCATACTTCTAAAATATGCTTCAAAAACCGCCTTTTTTTCTGCTATTCCATCGTCCCAATAAACTTTCATCATGTTAATTTGATAAAAATCCGTATGAAGTGAATAGCTATCATCGGGATAATTAGTTGTCATAATTAAACTTCCTCTCGCTTCAATGCTATTTTTTGTACCCCTTTATTATACACATCTTTGCATATGACGTGAACAAACTTTACTTAATACTTCCACAAAAAGCCTTTTATCATTAAAAATAGTCAGATTCACTTTCATTCTCCCCTTTAATTTACGCGTATGACTATATTTTTTTACGCTTTTTTGCTTAATTTTCGAAAAAAAATTTGATTTAATCATTATTATATCCGATAATTAAAATTGTAAGGAATATTACTAAAGGAGGTATATACATATGTGGAAAGAATTTAAAGAATTTGCGCTTAAAGGCAACGTATTAGATTTAGCAGTCGGTGTTGTTATTGGGGGCGCTTTTGGTCTCATCGTCACATCATTAGTTAACGATATCATCATGCCATTAGTTGGAATTATTAGCGGAGGCGTTGATGTCTCTAAACTTTCAATCATGGTCGGAAACGCAAATCTAGCTTATGGTGCGTTTTTGCAATCTATTATTAACTTTTTAATTATCGCCTTCTCAATCTTTATGTTCCTAAAAGTTGCGAATAAATTGATGCGCAAACGTGAAGTGGAAGAAGAAGTTGTGGAAGAAGAAACAAAAACTGAGCTCTACTTAAAAGAAATTGCAGCATTATTAGCAGAAAAAAAAGCTTAAACTAGCACTTTTATTTGTAATTAATGGATTATTTAATCTCAAAGCAGACTTTTTTACTAAAGTTTGCTTTTTTTGCACTTATATACGTACTTTTTGGATAACATTTCATTAAAAATTTTTGCTATAATAGTAAATAAGTATATCTAGGTACAATTTTTTTAGTTAAGATTACTAAACCACTAATTGGGTATATTAAATTATGCTATCGCGTGAACATTTTGATATAGAATAACTTTAGGGAGTGTTGATAAATAATGAAAAAAGTAACATTAGCAACAGGATTAAGTGTACTTGCGCTTTCAGCAGTGATTACACCACAAGCAACAGAAGCAAGTGAAGCAAACACTAACTCTTACACAGTAAAAAAAGGCGATAATTTATACAGAATCGCACAAAAACTTGGTATTTCTGTTGATTCATTGAAGAAAATAAATAATATAGAAGAAAACCTCATTTTTGTTGGTCAAGTTCTTAAAACAACAGCAACTAATCAAGCGCCACAAACTC comes from Brochothrix thermosphacta DSM 20171 = FSL F6-1036 and encodes:
- a CDS encoding site-specific integrase — protein: MPKIANVYQDKKNGKWYFVASLGFDEKGKRVQHWERGFPTQKEAKSAYDDYMNDYSKTAIKKNSSMSYQEFYTTYFETDYKRSVKKRTYDNRVSSMRIHFAYFYKIKLNEISPPMIKKWQNELSEKYSSAYIRNIYGLFQMSLDLAVKLGLLQKNVAKQVGNVKKNKKKVDFWTQSEFEKVIATFDTSDYYQNYSFMLIWLLFMTGLRFGEAQALEWDNDIDFENKTLRVNKSMYYKNAEEYYITEPKTTASNRVIAIDSDTIRYLKNWKMAQENCGGSKWILSYNGLPTNKSAPYHIIQRHSELAGVHRIKTHALRHSHASLLISLGENAIVIRDRLGHEDIKTTLGTYGHLYPNTNIEVANRLVSLINVETNEKAIKETKKFSGNQYIKKEGK
- a CDS encoding YecA family protein produces the protein MNPYTTTPYVFGPYEPCPCESGEKYKFCCYVKSNNSSNSKKEYNAKRLYSESHKHFRDTDFKTCFGFDNNCDHGYISSHSLQNNGVLNLIADEGHVYMLDINYREHSLVPILEFRKIGKNQASTFDGFCKYHDEEYFKIIEDVPFEGTDEQNYWFAFRAHCFEAHRKYRLKKSYSSLFKKSPEATKNKQLSNNYRGNELSIIDMEVDYNRFKNIYETREYDKLESFVKVLPFKTAFTLTTAVAICVDIEGNPAADIYNYSESIYPIYLFICNSKRI
- the guaA gene encoding glutamine-hydrolyzing GMP synthase; translated protein: MQDVEKIIVLDFGSQYNQLITRRIRDFGVYSELHEHTITLEEMKALNPTGIILSGGPNSVYDEDAFRCDERIFDMGIPVLGICYGMQLLSTHFGGRVEGATNREYGKASINVIDNAPLFKGLPSEQVVWMSHGDKVVEAPAGFEITATSPSCPITAIADESRRIYAVQFHPEVRHSVHGNELLRQFAVDICGCKGDWTMENFVDSQIASIREKVGDKKVLLALSGGVDSSVVGVLIHRAIGDQLTCIFVDHGLLRKDEGTQVMETLYGDFHMNIIKVDAQERFLSKLKGVSDPEQKRKIIGNEFIYVFDDEATKLNGVEFLAQGTLYTDVIESGTATAQTIKSHHNVGGLPEDMQFELIEPLNTLFKDEVRALGIELGMPEKLVWRQPFPGPGLGIRVLGEVTEDKLEIVRESDAILREEIAKAGLDREIWQYFTALPNVLSVGVMGDERTYDHTIVVRAVTSIDGMTGDWARIPYEVLEVISQRIVNEVAHVNRVAYDITSKPPATIEWE
- the nadE gene encoding ammonia-dependent NAD(+) synthetase; translation: MSLQTKIIAEMGVKPTINAEEEIRVSVDFLKAYLVKHSFLKTLVIAVSGGQDSTLAGRIAQIAVSELREETQADVHLLAVRLPYGVQLDEADAQDALAFIGADELFTVNIKASVDATQAALAEAGVVLTDFVKGNIKARERMVTQYGIAGARAGAVIGTDHAAEAITGFYTKYGDGGTDINPLFRLNKRQGRQLLEALGAPEHLYTKIPTADLEEDRPALSDEVALGVTYDEIDDYLEGKTVSAEAETKIESWYLKSEHKRHLPITVFDDFWKK
- a CDS encoding nicotinate phosphoribosyltransferase, with the translated sequence MTTNYPDDSYSLHTDFYQINMMKVYWDDGIAEKKAVFEAYFRSMPFNAGFAVFAGLERVITYIQNLKFTESDIAYLRETTDYPEDFLTYLSEFKFKGKIRSMREGEIVFNNEPLFQVEAGLAECQLIETAVLNALNYQTLIATKASRIRYVAGPNASVMEFGTRRAQEFDAALWGTRSAYIGGFDSTSNVRAGKLFDIPVSGTHAHAMIQAYKDEYVAFTKYATSHKDCVFLVDTYDTLHSGIPNAIKVANEFGDKINFVGIRIDSGDLSFLSKKAREMLDDAGYPNAKIVASNDLDENMIMHLMAQNACIDVWGVGTKLITAYDQPSLGGVYKMVAIEDENGQYMDTIKLSSNSSKVTTPGRKNVFRIIDNQSKRSEGDYITLAEESMEGIETLTMFHPVHSYIQKDVSNFTAQELLQDIFIDGELVYQLPTVHEIKEFAKENKKVLWDEYRRISNPEEYPVDLSDKCWENRNENIKSVRDHVKETTSVHFDRPSL
- the mscL gene encoding large conductance mechanosensitive channel protein MscL, which translates into the protein MWKEFKEFALKGNVLDLAVGVVIGGAFGLIVTSLVNDIIMPLVGIISGGVDVSKLSIMVGNANLAYGAFLQSIINFLIIAFSIFMFLKVANKLMRKREVEEEVVEEETKTELYLKEIAALLAEKKA